A genomic window from Sanguibacter antarcticus includes:
- a CDS encoding NfeD family protein, with protein sequence MSGGTMDWYWWIGTALILVVVEMVSLDLVLMMFAGGAVAAGVGSALGADLAVQILLFGVVSTLLLFAIRPWLLKYLRQRTPLTETNAAAQVGRIGVVVAEVTDDGGRIKLFGEVWSARSAGDVTYPLGSDVVVVRIDGATAIVGSADAPVKEPHRPELPA encoded by the coding sequence ATGAGTGGAGGAACGATGGACTGGTACTGGTGGATCGGCACGGCCTTGATCCTGGTCGTCGTCGAGATGGTCTCGCTCGATCTGGTCCTCATGATGTTCGCCGGAGGAGCCGTCGCAGCCGGTGTCGGGAGCGCTCTCGGAGCCGACCTCGCGGTCCAGATCCTCCTGTTCGGCGTGGTGTCGACGCTCCTGCTCTTCGCTATCCGGCCCTGGCTCCTCAAGTACCTGCGCCAGCGCACGCCGCTGACCGAGACGAACGCCGCAGCACAGGTCGGACGTATCGGCGTGGTCGTCGCAGAGGTCACCGACGACGGTGGCAGGATCAAGCTGTTCGGCGAGGTGTGGAGCGCGCGGTCTGCCGGCGACGTGACCTACCCGCTGGGCTCAGACGTGGTCGTCGTACGCATCGACGGAGCGACCGCGATCGTCGGGTCCGCCGACGCTCCGGTCAAGGAACCCCACCGACCGGAGCTGCCGGCCTGA
- a CDS encoding SPFH domain-containing protein — MPEDTGQLFGIILAGLIALFFIIALVRAVRIVPQTVALIVERLGRYSRTMDAGLHFLIPFVDRVRASVDLREQVVSFPPQPVITSDNLVVSIDTVLYFQVTDPKSAVYEIANYITAIEQLTVTTLRNVIGSMDLEQTLTSRDQINGQLRGVLDEATGRWGIRVNRVELKSIDPPQSIQGSMEQQMRAERDRRAVILTAEGFKQSQILTAEGEKQAAILRAEGSAQAAILTAEGEARAILQVFDAIHEGDADPKLLAYKYLQMLPQIANGSSSKMWIVPTEFTAALAPIAKGFGGVPDGSSDGSGDSRTEARRERGERTKSALTSALADPTQALAEARRLAEAATADATSAGTHSGAPFDPKQQQGQQPSTGYGAAAGTSPRVLGTEGTRFAEPADSAEQAPPTEPGQSGPDHDAGTPPAGH; from the coding sequence ATGCCGGAAGACACCGGGCAGCTGTTTGGCATCATCCTTGCGGGGCTCATCGCCCTGTTCTTCATCATCGCGCTCGTCCGCGCGGTGCGCATCGTCCCACAGACCGTAGCTCTCATCGTCGAGCGCCTCGGCCGGTACTCCCGGACGATGGACGCCGGGCTCCACTTCCTCATCCCGTTCGTCGACCGGGTCCGCGCGAGCGTCGACCTGCGCGAGCAGGTCGTGTCGTTCCCTCCGCAGCCCGTCATCACCTCGGACAACCTCGTGGTGAGCATCGACACCGTCCTGTACTTCCAGGTGACGGACCCGAAGTCCGCCGTGTACGAGATCGCGAACTACATCACCGCGATCGAGCAGCTCACCGTCACGACCCTGCGTAACGTCATCGGGTCGATGGACCTCGAGCAGACCCTCACGAGCCGTGACCAGATCAACGGCCAGCTCCGCGGGGTGCTCGACGAGGCGACCGGACGCTGGGGGATCCGCGTCAACCGTGTTGAGCTCAAGTCGATCGACCCGCCCCAGAGCATCCAGGGCTCCATGGAGCAGCAGATGCGCGCCGAGCGAGACCGTCGTGCTGTCATCCTCACGGCCGAGGGCTTCAAGCAGTCGCAGATCCTCACAGCCGAAGGCGAGAAGCAGGCCGCGATCCTCCGTGCCGAGGGATCTGCACAGGCCGCGATCCTCACGGCCGAGGGCGAGGCCCGCGCCATCCTCCAGGTGTTCGACGCCATCCACGAGGGCGACGCAGACCCCAAGCTCCTCGCCTACAAGTACCTGCAGATGCTGCCGCAGATCGCCAACGGCAGCTCGTCGAAGATGTGGATCGTCCCGACGGAGTTCACCGCTGCGCTCGCTCCCATCGCCAAGGGTTTCGGCGGCGTCCCCGACGGGTCGTCAGACGGTTCCGGCGACTCGCGAACAGAGGCGCGACGTGAGCGTGGAGAGCGCACCAAGTCCGCGCTGACGTCTGCGCTCGCGGACCCGACGCAGGCTCTCGCCGAGGCACGTCGTCTCGCTGAGGCAGCGACGGCTGACGCGACGAGCGCGGGCACCCACTCAGGTGCGCCGTTCGACCCGAAGCAGCAGCAAGGACAGCAGCCCAGCACGGGCTACGGCGCCGCTGCGGGGACGTCGCCGAGGGTCCTCGGCACCGAGGGCACGCGGTTCGCCGAGCCTGCCGACAGCGCCGAGCAGGCTCCGCCGACCGAGCCCGGACAGAGCGGACCGGACCACGACGCAGGGACACCACCCGCCGGGCACTAG
- a CDS encoding DUF3099 domain-containing protein — MKTPGSIRLGRRGRGGTRTDGSTGPRQTPEVYRITSAADSLSDDQSRRVKRYLLQMSIRMACIIGAVFVDGIFMWVLLLGAVLLPYAAVIDANSGRERRDDDLPPMDYHRQLPGVPVSPTVPLAEPSSYTAGAHHV, encoded by the coding sequence GTGAAGACACCCGGCTCGATCAGGCTCGGGCGCCGTGGCAGAGGTGGCACTCGTACCGACGGCAGCACCGGCCCCCGACAGACGCCCGAGGTCTACCGCATCACGTCGGCGGCAGACTCCCTCAGCGACGACCAGTCGCGGCGGGTCAAGCGGTACCTCCTCCAGATGTCCATCCGCATGGCGTGCATCATCGGAGCCGTGTTCGTCGACGGTATCTTCATGTGGGTCCTGCTCCTGGGAGCGGTCCTGCTGCCGTACGCCGCTGTCATCGACGCGAACTCCGGCAGGGAGCGACGCGACGACGACCTTCCACCCATGGACTACCACCGCCAGCTGCCTGGAGTGCCCGTGTCTCCCACCGTCCCCCTCGCAGAACCCTCGTCGTACACGGCAGGAGCGCACCATGTCTGA
- the serB gene encoding phosphoserine phosphatase SerB, with protein MTGPATQDAPSNSPRPSGTQTDDWGPRRLLVMDVDSTLISQEVIELIAEHAGTRAEVANITERAMRGELDFAASLRARVATLAGVPVSALGAVRERATFTPGARELVAECHRRGWLVALVSGGFEEIVGPLAAELGITRFRANRLEVADGVLTGRTTGQVVDRAYKAQTLRELAAEASIPLECTIAVGDGANDLDMIAAAGIGIAFAAKPVVREQAPFAVDGPRLDAVLAVIDAH; from the coding sequence GTGACCGGACCCGCCACGCAGGACGCGCCAAGCAACTCCCCGAGACCGTCCGGGACGCAGACCGACGACTGGGGGCCACGCCGCCTCCTCGTCATGGACGTCGACTCGACGCTCATCTCCCAGGAGGTGATCGAGCTCATCGCCGAGCACGCCGGCACACGCGCCGAGGTCGCCAACATCACCGAGCGCGCGATGCGCGGCGAGCTCGACTTCGCCGCCTCTCTCCGCGCACGGGTCGCTACCCTCGCGGGCGTCCCCGTCTCAGCCCTCGGCGCGGTGCGTGAGCGTGCCACGTTCACGCCCGGGGCCCGCGAGCTCGTCGCCGAGTGCCACCGTCGCGGCTGGCTCGTCGCCCTCGTCTCCGGCGGGTTCGAGGAGATCGTCGGACCGCTCGCTGCCGAGCTCGGCATCACGCGCTTCCGCGCGAACCGGCTCGAGGTCGCCGACGGCGTCCTCACCGGCCGCACGACAGGCCAGGTGGTCGACCGCGCCTACAAGGCCCAGACGCTGCGCGAGCTGGCCGCCGAGGCGAGCATCCCGCTCGAGTGCACCATCGCCGTCGGTGACGGCGCGAACGACCTCGACATGATCGCCGCCGCCGGGATCGGGATCGCTTTTGCAGCAAAGCCTGTGGTCCGCGAGCAGGCGCCCTTCGCCGTAGACGGGCCACGTCTCGACGCCGTGCTCGCGGTCATCGACGCGCACTGA
- a CDS encoding SURF1 family protein, with amino-acid sequence MSATRSRTPSEPADAHGGELPERTVRQWIVLWAGVLLLVVGCLAASHWQWNRYVARSAAIDLIESNYASAPVPIDNLLPGPGATVDPDDVWRSVTVHGHYDPERTALLRNRPVNGQASFHVLVPFVTDAGTVLVVNRGWLQYDAGSAGPSAVPAPPSGETTITVRLRANEPASTRGAPAGQVQAINVGQVLDAGTAGGERADGLGYDAYGSLASEDPAPAEPIFALPRPDTDPGSHLSYTFQWLVFAVGGFVGVLVLLRREKQERVLVELDGTEHPFAAGPAAPGGRRRRDGSARVPSAEEIEDALIDAQDAR; translated from the coding sequence ATGAGCGCCACACGCTCCCGCACACCGTCGGAGCCTGCTGACGCGCACGGCGGCGAGCTCCCCGAACGCACCGTCCGCCAGTGGATCGTCCTGTGGGCCGGGGTGCTCCTGCTCGTCGTCGGGTGCCTCGCCGCGTCGCACTGGCAGTGGAACAGGTATGTCGCGCGCTCCGCCGCCATCGACCTCATCGAGAGCAACTACGCGTCCGCACCGGTCCCCATCGACAACCTGCTCCCTGGTCCCGGGGCCACCGTGGACCCGGACGACGTGTGGCGATCAGTGACCGTCCACGGACACTACGACCCGGAGCGCACCGCGCTCCTGCGCAACCGTCCGGTGAACGGGCAAGCGTCTTTCCACGTCCTCGTCCCCTTCGTCACCGACGCCGGGACCGTCCTCGTGGTCAACCGCGGCTGGCTGCAGTACGACGCCGGCAGCGCCGGGCCCAGCGCCGTCCCCGCACCGCCGAGCGGCGAGACGACGATCACGGTGCGTCTGCGTGCGAACGAGCCCGCATCGACCCGTGGCGCACCGGCCGGCCAGGTCCAGGCGATCAACGTCGGCCAGGTCCTCGACGCGGGCACCGCCGGCGGCGAGCGGGCCGACGGGCTGGGGTACGACGCGTACGGGTCTCTCGCGTCAGAGGACCCGGCGCCCGCCGAGCCGATCTTCGCGCTCCCGAGGCCGGACACCGACCCCGGCTCGCACCTGTCCTACACGTTCCAGTGGCTCGTGTTCGCGGTCGGGGGCTTCGTCGGTGTGCTCGTCCTCCTGCGTCGAGAGAAGCAAGAACGCGTGCTTGTTGAGCTGGACGGCACCGAGCACCCCTTCGCCGCCGGTCCGGCCGCACCAGGCGGTCGGAGACGACGCGACGGCTCGGCGCGGGTGCCGAGCGCCGAAGAGATCGAAGACGCTCTCATCGACGCCCAGGACGCCCGCTGA
- the glgA gene encoding glycogen synthase, which produces MRVDLLTREFPPYVYGGAGVHVAELSGVLRQRIDVRVRCFDGPRTGADEADWVTGYAPPAELDGANAALATFGVDLAMANDVAGADLVHSHTWYANLAGHLAGLLHGIPHVLSAHSLEPLRPWKAEQLGGGYALSSWAEKTAYEGAAGVIAVSAGMREDILRSYPAVDPAKVHVVHNGIDLAGWRRPEGHAAERADRVVRDLGIDPTRPAVVFVGRITRQKGLPYLLKAAERLHPDIQLILCAGAPDTPEIAAEVSGAVAELSTRRTGVVWIEQMLSRADLVAVLAASTVFVCPSVYEPLGIVNLEAMAVGLPVVGSATGGIPEVIDDGVTGLLVPIDQVQDGTGTPTDPEQFVADLVEALEAVVGDPARARAMGLAARTRVEDHFAWDAIGDRTIEVYRSVLDAG; this is translated from the coding sequence GTGAGAGTAGATCTGTTGACACGAGAGTTTCCGCCGTACGTCTACGGCGGGGCGGGTGTGCACGTCGCTGAGCTGTCCGGCGTGCTGCGCCAGCGCATCGACGTGCGGGTGCGCTGCTTCGACGGACCACGCACAGGTGCGGACGAGGCTGACTGGGTGACCGGATATGCCCCGCCTGCCGAGCTCGACGGTGCGAACGCCGCGCTCGCGACGTTCGGCGTCGACCTCGCGATGGCGAACGACGTCGCGGGCGCCGACCTCGTGCACTCTCACACGTGGTACGCGAATCTCGCCGGCCACCTCGCTGGCCTGCTCCACGGGATCCCGCACGTGCTCTCGGCGCACTCCCTCGAGCCTCTGCGCCCGTGGAAGGCCGAGCAGCTCGGTGGCGGGTACGCGTTGTCGAGCTGGGCGGAGAAGACCGCCTACGAAGGCGCGGCCGGCGTCATCGCCGTCAGCGCCGGCATGCGAGAAGACATCCTGCGGTCCTACCCGGCGGTCGACCCGGCGAAGGTGCACGTGGTCCACAACGGCATCGACCTCGCCGGGTGGCGGCGGCCCGAGGGGCACGCGGCAGAACGCGCCGACCGCGTGGTCCGTGACCTCGGGATCGACCCGACGCGTCCAGCGGTCGTGTTCGTCGGTCGCATCACTCGGCAGAAGGGGCTGCCCTATCTGCTCAAGGCGGCGGAGCGGCTGCACCCGGACATCCAGCTCATCCTCTGCGCAGGTGCGCCCGACACCCCCGAGATCGCGGCCGAGGTCTCCGGCGCGGTCGCCGAGCTCTCCACCCGGCGCACGGGAGTCGTGTGGATCGAGCAGATGCTCTCTCGCGCCGACCTCGTAGCCGTCCTCGCTGCGTCGACGGTCTTCGTGTGCCCGTCGGTCTACGAACCGCTCGGCATCGTCAACCTCGAGGCGATGGCCGTGGGACTGCCCGTCGTGGGCAGCGCCACAGGCGGCATCCCGGAGGTCATCGACGACGGGGTCACCGGCCTGCTCGTCCCGATCGACCAGGTCCAGGACGGCACCGGCACACCGACCGACCCTGAGCAGTTCGTCGCCGACCTCGTCGAAGCGCTCGAGGCCGTCGTCGGTGACCCCGCACGCGCACGCGCGATGGGCCTCGCGGCCCGCACCCGCGTCGAGGACCACTTCGCCTGGGACGCGATCGGAGACCGCACCATCGAGGTGTACCGGTCGGTGCTCGACGCCGGCTAG
- a CDS encoding SixA phosphatase family protein encodes MTLKVQDGSYRRLVLLRHAKAEPAGNVSDELRPLALQGRRQAVRVGTALAGLGLVPERVVCSDALRTRQTWELLRPGLGDDEPEVLVTGDVYSAGVDDILRLVHETDDEVRTLLVVGHEPVMSAVAARLAGPGSDSAGLAQVRVGVQTATYVVLESAAPWAGWSAAGAVLTHIGRPEA; translated from the coding sequence GTGACCTTGAAGGTGCAGGACGGCTCGTACCGTCGTCTCGTGCTCTTGCGGCACGCGAAGGCCGAGCCTGCCGGCAACGTCTCTGACGAGCTGCGGCCGCTCGCCCTCCAGGGGCGTCGGCAGGCTGTTCGCGTCGGGACAGCGCTCGCGGGGCTCGGTCTCGTCCCCGAGCGGGTGGTGTGCTCGGACGCCCTCAGGACACGCCAGACGTGGGAGCTGCTGCGGCCCGGCCTCGGCGACGACGAGCCGGAGGTCCTGGTGACGGGAGACGTCTACTCGGCGGGTGTCGACGACATCCTGCGGCTCGTCCACGAGACGGACGACGAGGTACGGACGCTTCTCGTCGTCGGGCACGAGCCGGTGATGTCCGCTGTCGCTGCGCGTCTCGCCGGACCGGGCTCGGACTCCGCGGGGCTCGCGCAGGTCCGTGTCGGTGTGCAGACCGCGACCTACGTGGTGCTGGAGTCGGCCGCGCCGTGGGCCGGCTGGTCCGCTGCCGGCGCGGTCCTCACGCACATCGGTCGTCCAGAGGCCTGA
- a CDS encoding ABC transporter ATP-binding protein: MTWVLDLQNVTVRRGEKNIVDDVSWRIAEGERWVVLGRNGAGKTTILQIAAGRLHPTSGVAEILGSRLGSVDVFELRPRIGLASAALAERIPASERVADVVLTASYAVTGRWRESYEELDEKRAADLLEAFDVGHLADRRFGTLSEGERKRVQIARALMTDPELLLLDEPAAGLDLGGREELVGALAELAADPGSPVLVLVTHHVEEIPPGFTHVMLMQDGGVHSGGPIAEVLTNENLSAAFGLPLDVTQVGDRWTARAAQAAPRSGGHSG, from the coding sequence ATGACCTGGGTTCTTGATCTGCAGAACGTCACTGTCCGGCGCGGCGAGAAAAACATCGTCGACGACGTCTCGTGGCGGATCGCCGAGGGAGAGCGGTGGGTCGTCCTCGGACGCAACGGCGCCGGCAAGACGACCATCCTCCAGATCGCGGCGGGCCGGCTGCACCCCACGAGCGGTGTCGCCGAGATCCTCGGTTCTCGGCTCGGCTCGGTCGACGTCTTCGAGCTGCGACCGCGCATCGGGCTCGCCAGCGCAGCCCTGGCCGAGCGGATCCCCGCCTCCGAGCGGGTCGCTGACGTCGTCCTCACGGCCTCCTACGCCGTGACGGGCCGGTGGCGAGAGTCGTACGAGGAGCTCGACGAGAAGCGTGCCGCCGACCTGCTCGAGGCGTTCGACGTCGGGCATCTGGCAGACCGTCGGTTCGGCACCCTGAGCGAGGGCGAGCGCAAGCGCGTCCAGATCGCCCGGGCTCTCATGACCGACCCTGAGCTTCTCTTGCTCGACGAGCCTGCGGCGGGCCTCGACCTCGGTGGCCGCGAAGAGCTCGTCGGCGCCCTGGCCGAGCTGGCAGCCGATCCCGGCTCACCGGTGCTCGTGCTCGTCACGCACCACGTCGAGGAGATCCCGCCGGGCTTCACGCACGTCATGCTCATGCAGGACGGGGGCGTGCACAGCGGCGGGCCGATCGCGGAGGTCCTCACGAACGAGAACCTCAGCGCCGCCTTCGGGCTGCCCCTCGACGTCACGCAGGTCGGTGACAGGTGGACCGCACGCGCGGCGCAGGCTGCTCCACGCTCCGGTGGGCACTCAGGCTGA
- a CDS encoding glucose-1-phosphate adenylyltransferase, with product MAPPKVLAIVLAGGEGNRLKPLTAHRAKPAVPFGGIYRLVDFALSNLVNSGYLHIVVLTQYKSHSLDRHISKTWRMSALLGNYVAPVPAQQRVGKHWYLGSADAIFQCLNIIEDERPDIVVVVGADHVYRMDFSQMVDAHIASGAEMTVSAIRQPIALATEFGVIDTAPESPEKIRAFLEKPANPTGLADSPGEILASMGNYVVNADALVEAVTRDAENADSRHDMGGDIVPYFVDRGTAGVYDFIRNDVPGSTDRDRDYWRDVGTIDSYYEANKDLIAVTPVFNLYNSQWALHTGYVGLPPAKFVHAGAGRLGHAADSIVSPGVLISGATVVGSVLSPDVHLHSWAAVSDSVLLDNVKVHRHAQVHRAIIDKNVVIHERARVGLNADEDRARGFTVTDSGITVVPKGTIVE from the coding sequence ATGGCACCTCCTAAAGTTCTTGCGATCGTCCTGGCGGGTGGAGAAGGCAATCGCCTCAAGCCCCTGACCGCGCACCGGGCCAAGCCGGCCGTGCCGTTCGGGGGGATCTACCGCCTCGTCGACTTCGCACTCTCCAACCTCGTCAACTCGGGGTACCTGCACATCGTCGTGCTCACCCAGTACAAGTCGCACAGCCTCGACCGCCACATCTCCAAGACATGGCGGATGTCGGCTCTGCTCGGCAACTACGTCGCCCCGGTACCCGCCCAGCAACGTGTGGGCAAGCACTGGTACCTCGGCAGCGCGGACGCCATCTTCCAGTGCCTGAACATCATCGAGGACGAGCGTCCGGACATCGTCGTCGTGGTCGGAGCAGACCACGTCTACCGGATGGACTTCTCCCAGATGGTCGACGCCCACATCGCGTCGGGCGCGGAGATGACGGTGTCAGCGATCCGCCAGCCGATCGCTCTCGCGACCGAGTTCGGTGTCATCGACACCGCACCCGAGTCGCCGGAGAAGATCCGTGCGTTCCTCGAGAAGCCGGCGAACCCGACCGGCCTGGCCGACTCCCCCGGCGAGATCCTCGCGTCCATGGGCAACTACGTCGTCAACGCCGACGCCCTCGTCGAGGCCGTCACGCGCGACGCGGAGAACGCCGACTCTCGCCACGACATGGGCGGCGACATCGTGCCGTACTTCGTCGATCGAGGGACTGCCGGCGTCTACGACTTCATCCGCAACGACGTGCCAGGCTCCACCGACCGTGACCGCGACTACTGGCGTGACGTCGGCACCATCGACTCGTACTACGAAGCGAACAAGGACCTCATCGCGGTCACCCCGGTCTTCAACCTCTACAACTCGCAGTGGGCTCTGCACACCGGGTACGTCGGGCTGCCGCCCGCCAAGTTCGTGCACGCCGGAGCGGGTCGTCTCGGTCACGCGGCAGACTCGATCGTCTCCCCCGGTGTGCTCATCTCCGGTGCCACGGTCGTAGGTTCCGTCCTCTCGCCGGACGTCCACCTCCACTCGTGGGCAGCGGTCTCCGACAGCGTCTTGCTCGACAACGTCAAGGTGCACCGCCACGCACAGGTCCACCGGGCGATCATCGACAAGAACGTGGTCATCCATGAGCGTGCCCGCGTCGGCCTCAACGCCGACGAGGACCGGGCACGGGGGTTCACCGTCACCGACTCCGGCATCACCGTCGTCCCGAAGGGAACGATCGTCGAGTAG
- the fabI gene encoding enoyl-ACP reductase FabI: MGLLEGKKLLVTGVLTDHSIAFHVARLAQQEGAEVVLTSFGRQFRLTQAIAKRLPEAAPVVELDITSAEDLAALEGRVREHTDHLDGVVHSIGFAPQSVMGGNFLTGEWPDVATALEVSAYSLKSLAVATLPLLSSGGSIVGLTFDARYAWPVYDWMGVAKAAFESTSRYLARDLGPSGIRVNLVSAGPIRTTAAKSIPGFEKMEGGWPERAPLGWDQHDPEPTARAVAALLSDWFPATTGEIVHVDGGVHAMGL, from the coding sequence ATGGGTCTGCTCGAAGGCAAGAAGCTGCTCGTGACAGGAGTGCTGACCGATCACTCGATCGCGTTCCACGTGGCTCGGCTGGCGCAGCAAGAAGGCGCCGAGGTCGTGCTCACCTCGTTCGGACGCCAGTTCCGCCTCACCCAGGCGATCGCGAAGCGCCTCCCCGAGGCGGCACCCGTGGTCGAGCTCGACATCACGTCCGCCGAGGACCTGGCCGCGCTCGAGGGTCGCGTGCGCGAGCACACCGACCACCTCGACGGTGTGGTGCACTCGATCGGATTCGCTCCACAGTCCGTGATGGGCGGGAACTTCCTCACCGGCGAGTGGCCCGACGTCGCGACGGCGCTCGAGGTGTCCGCCTACTCGCTCAAGTCGCTCGCGGTCGCGACCCTCCCGCTCCTGTCCTCCGGCGGATCGATCGTCGGCCTGACGTTCGACGCCCGCTACGCCTGGCCCGTCTACGACTGGATGGGCGTCGCGAAGGCGGCCTTCGAGTCGACCTCCCGCTACCTCGCCCGCGACCTCGGTCCGTCCGGGATCCGCGTCAACCTCGTCTCTGCCGGGCCGATCCGCACCACCGCGGCCAAGTCGATCCCCGGTTTCGAGAAGATGGAGGGTGGCTGGCCCGAGCGGGCGCCGCTCGGCTGGGACCAGCACGACCCGGAGCCGACCGCTCGCGCCGTCGCTGCGCTCCTGTCTGACTGGTTCCCCGCCACCACAGGAGAGATCGTCCACGTCGACGGCGGCGTCCATGCGATGGGCCTGTGA
- the fabG gene encoding 3-oxoacyl-ACP reductase FabG yields the protein MARVVLVTGANRGIGRAIAERFVAAGDKVATIYRSGDLPAGVFGVVGDITDTAAVDAAFTAIEAELGTVEVLVANAGVTRDQLLMRMTDDEFENVIDVNLTGTFRCVRRASKGMIKNRSGRIVLISSVVGLYGGAGQVNYAASKAALIGMARSITRELGARNITANVVAPGFIDTAMTAALPEERQATYRALIPAGRFAQPDEVAAVVQFLAAPEAGYINGAVVPVDGGLGMGH from the coding sequence ATGGCCCGGGTCGTCCTGGTGACCGGCGCCAACCGTGGGATCGGCCGCGCCATCGCCGAACGCTTCGTGGCGGCCGGCGACAAGGTGGCGACGATCTACCGCTCGGGCGACCTGCCAGCGGGCGTGTTCGGCGTGGTCGGCGACATCACCGACACCGCGGCGGTCGACGCAGCGTTCACGGCGATCGAGGCGGAGCTCGGCACGGTCGAGGTGCTCGTCGCCAACGCAGGCGTCACCCGCGACCAGCTGCTCATGCGCATGACGGACGACGAGTTCGAGAACGTCATCGACGTCAATCTCACCGGTACGTTCCGGTGCGTGCGCCGCGCGTCCAAGGGGATGATCAAGAACCGCAGCGGTCGTATCGTCCTCATCTCGTCCGTGGTCGGTCTCTACGGAGGCGCCGGTCAGGTCAACTACGCCGCGTCGAAGGCCGCGCTCATCGGGATGGCACGATCCATCACCCGTGAGCTCGGGGCCCGCAACATCACGGCGAACGTCGTGGCTCCGGGGTTCATCGACACCGCGATGACGGCAGCGCTGCCGGAAGAGCGTCAGGCCACGTACCGGGCCCTGATCCCGGCAGGCCGCTTCGCCCAGCCCGACGAGGTCGCTGCTGTCGTGCAGTTCCTCGCCGCACCGGAGGCCGGGTACATCAACGGCGCCGTCGTCCCTGTGGACGGTGGCCTGGGGATGGGTCACTAG